In a single window of the bacterium genome:
- a CDS encoding M42 family metallopeptidase, which translates to MHAVTRIIQDLSAIGSPTGYTEAVVEHVARRLEEAGWQPRLTGKGALLISGPDPVLLFSAHLDTLGAMISSLKGGVIRFTQLGGWPLPSFEGEYLSIHTLDGRVHRGTLLADNPAAHVNHTLGTQARTLESMHIRLDAPAGSEEELRALGLSVGDIVVFDPRFERTDTGYVRCRFLDDKAGSACLIHVAEQLPRRDMPVAFYFSIHEEVGHGAAGGLPATVREMVAVDMGVIGATVEGRETGVSICAKDSSGPYDYALRRELTLLARERGIAHVVDVFPYYGSDASAALRGGADLRAALIGPGVSASHGVERTHEDGLVATCRLVQALIETRFGR; encoded by the coding sequence GTGCACGCCGTCACCCGCATCATCCAGGACCTGAGCGCCATCGGCAGCCCCACGGGCTACACGGAAGCGGTGGTCGAGCATGTCGCCCGGCGCCTGGAAGAGGCCGGATGGCAACCGCGTCTCACCGGCAAGGGCGCCCTGCTCATCTCCGGACCCGATCCCGTCCTCCTCTTCTCCGCCCACCTGGACACGCTGGGGGCGATGATTTCCAGCCTCAAGGGCGGCGTCATCCGCTTCACCCAGCTGGGCGGCTGGCCCCTGCCCTCCTTCGAGGGCGAATACCTCAGCATCCACACCCTGGACGGCCGCGTCCACCGGGGTACTCTGCTGGCGGACAACCCCGCCGCCCACGTCAACCACACCCTCGGCACCCAGGCCCGCACCCTGGAGAGCATGCACATCCGCCTGGACGCCCCGGCGGGCAGCGAGGAGGAGCTGCGCGCGCTGGGGCTGTCGGTGGGCGACATCGTTGTCTTCGATCCGCGCTTCGAACGCACCGACACCGGCTACGTGCGTTGCCGCTTCCTGGACGACAAGGCGGGCAGCGCCTGCCTCATCCACGTGGCGGAGCAGCTTCCCCGGCGGGACATGCCCGTCGCCTTCTATTTCTCCATCCACGAGGAGGTGGGCCACGGCGCTGCCGGCGGCCTGCCCGCCACGGTCCGGGAGATGGTGGCGGTGGACATGGGCGTCATCGGCGCCACGGTGGAGGGGCGGGAGACGGGCGTCAGCATCTGCGCCAAGGACAGCAGCGGCCCCTACGACTACGCCCTGCGCCGTGAGCTGACGCTGCTGGCGCGGGAGCGCGGCATAGCCCACGTCGTGGACGTCTTCCCCTATTACGGCAGCGACGCCAGCGCCGCCCTGCGCGGAGGGGCCGACCTGCGCGCCGCCCTCATCGGGCCCGGCGTCTCCGCCAGCCATGGCGTGGAGCGCACGCACGAGGACGGCTTGGTGGCCACCTGCCGCCTGGTGCAGGCCTTGATCGAGACCCGCTTCGGACGATGA
- a CDS encoding DUF4835 family protein, with protein MPHPILILVLLLARSMVAFALTIVPEVSINLNQLTSDQRAELFDLQERLEEYLADHDWDPEDPRLSLRLPLAIQVRTAVESGANIEYMALLATGNKGDLSFDDNVWRFRVPSGRFQHDEGSFDSFLSMIDFHVLWIIGAEYDKLAEFGGAAMYERARRVGAQAMFSEQQDGWARRNERLEQVLDPRFQDMRSLRWVTHTAFWLRTVQESDYEAWRAVRLALAIAEQIDNPTLLSPYFKANHRSLAEILVNGRDMNSLQLMMRLDSLDPARTQFYQDAMLRVLE; from the coding sequence GTGCCGCATCCGATCCTGATCCTGGTCCTGCTCCTGGCCCGGTCCATGGTGGCCTTCGCCCTCACGATCGTGCCCGAGGTGTCGATCAATCTCAACCAGTTGACCAGCGACCAGCGCGCCGAACTCTTCGACCTGCAGGAGCGTCTCGAGGAGTACCTCGCCGACCATGACTGGGACCCCGAGGACCCGCGTCTCAGCCTGCGCCTTCCTCTCGCCATCCAAGTGCGCACGGCCGTGGAATCCGGCGCCAACATCGAGTACATGGCCCTGCTCGCCACCGGCAACAAGGGCGATCTGAGTTTCGACGACAACGTCTGGCGCTTCCGCGTGCCGTCCGGGCGCTTCCAGCACGACGAGGGTTCCTTCGACAGTTTCCTCAGCATGATCGACTTCCATGTCTTGTGGATCATCGGGGCGGAGTACGACAAGCTGGCCGAGTTCGGCGGCGCGGCCATGTATGAGCGGGCCCGCCGCGTGGGAGCCCAGGCCATGTTCAGCGAACAGCAGGATGGCTGGGCCCGTCGCAACGAGCGCCTGGAGCAGGTGCTGGATCCACGCTTCCAGGACATGCGCTCCCTGCGCTGGGTCACGCACACCGCCTTCTGGCTGCGAACCGTGCAGGAGAGCGACTACGAGGCGTGGCGGGCGGTCCGCCTGGCCCTGGCCATCGCCGAGCAGATCGACAATCCCACCCTGCTTTCACCCTACTTCAAGGCCAACCACCGTTCCCTGGCCGAGATCCTGGTCAACGGCCGCGACATGAACAGCTTGCAGCTCATGATGCGCCTGGACAGCCTGGATCCGGCGCGCACCCAGTTCTATCAGGATGCCATGCTGCGCGTGCTCGAGTGA
- a CDS encoding PorV/PorQ family protein gives MSSRLGRAFARWSPLALLCLAAPALARTGYPLLLFEPDARSAARGESTVALARGLDGIFHQPAALAGQEGEALGLVYVDHLQDMRVVGTTWGGDRFAPWHLGVGLLRLDYGDLQGLDDQGNATGSFEAGETLLLAGVARRLPDQWGGRLTAGAQAGWLGGAIEDASSHALLLNLGLGWEREQLALGLAARNFGRVLSDYGAQAMELPATVEAGAAWRLAHLPFTWTLGWQKIRERDPFVKLGGELLMAQRWRLGLGYHVERGDERLAGVSGESNRGFSLGVGGQLPGGMDLQWSWSSWGELGALNRLSLAWRYRP, from the coding sequence ATGTCAAGCCGCTTGGGAAGGGCTTTCGCGCGATGGTCGCCGCTGGCCCTGCTCTGTCTCGCAGCCCCCGCCCTGGCCCGCACCGGCTATCCCTTGCTGCTCTTCGAGCCGGACGCCCGCTCCGCCGCCCGCGGCGAGAGCACGGTGGCGCTGGCCCGCGGCCTGGACGGCATCTTCCATCAGCCCGCCGCCCTGGCCGGCCAGGAGGGGGAAGCGCTGGGGCTGGTCTATGTGGATCATCTGCAGGACATGAGAGTGGTGGGCACGACCTGGGGCGGCGACCGCTTCGCTCCCTGGCATCTGGGGGTCGGCCTCCTGCGCCTCGACTACGGCGACCTGCAGGGGCTGGATGACCAGGGCAACGCCACCGGGTCCTTCGAGGCCGGCGAAACCCTCCTCTTGGCCGGCGTGGCGCGCCGCCTGCCCGACCAGTGGGGCGGACGCCTGACGGCGGGGGCGCAGGCCGGCTGGCTGGGCGGCGCCATCGAGGACGCCTCCTCCCACGCCCTCCTGCTCAACCTGGGCCTTGGCTGGGAGCGGGAGCAACTGGCCCTGGGCCTGGCCGCCCGCAACTTCGGACGCGTCTTGTCTGATTACGGCGCCCAGGCAATGGAACTTCCCGCGACGGTGGAGGCCGGGGCCGCCTGGCGCCTCGCCCACCTGCCCTTCACCTGGACCCTGGGCTGGCAGAAGATCCGCGAGCGCGATCCCTTCGTCAAGTTGGGCGGCGAATTGCTGATGGCCCAGCGCTGGCGCCTGGGACTGGGCTACCACGTCGAACGAGGCGACGAGCGCCTGGCCGGGGTCTCCGGCGAATCAAACCGCGGTTTCTCCCTGGGCGTGGGCGGCCAGTTGCCCGGTGGCATGGACCTGCAGTGGTCCTGGAGTTCCTGGGGCGAGCTGGGCGCCCTCAACCGCCTCTCCCTGGCTTGGCGCTACCGGCCGTGA
- a CDS encoding thiamine diphosphokinase, with the protein MDRGTPLLVLNARPPVRLLERLAPGPVPGEVRCRDGLPVECGPAGESWARLGELWAADGGGNALWRAGLPARAVVGDLDSLLPEARDWHKARGARIVEQADQDCNDLEKALACLLAAGVERCWVAAFEGGRLDMLLGLSGWLHPDRQPRLRLLGEEQVVHPLTPGRHEFDLAVDEPFSLVPLAAACQVEIRGARWEGPACRIEPGCRGVSNRARGGRLLLAVAGGAPLLVRRAPWAESPA; encoded by the coding sequence ATGGATCGCGGCACCCCACTCCTCGTCCTCAACGCCCGCCCGCCCGTCCGGCTGCTGGAGCGCCTCGCTCCCGGCCCGGTCCCGGGCGAGGTCCGCTGCCGGGATGGACTGCCGGTGGAATGCGGCCCGGCCGGCGAGTCCTGGGCAAGGCTGGGCGAACTGTGGGCCGCCGATGGTGGCGGCAACGCCCTCTGGCGGGCCGGGCTGCCGGCGCGGGCGGTGGTGGGCGATCTGGACAGCCTCTTGCCGGAGGCGCGGGACTGGCACAAGGCGCGGGGGGCCCGCATCGTCGAGCAGGCCGACCAGGACTGCAACGACCTGGAGAAGGCGCTCGCCTGCCTGCTGGCGGCCGGCGTCGAGCGCTGCTGGGTGGCGGCCTTCGAGGGAGGGCGCCTCGACATGCTGCTTGGCTTGAGCGGATGGCTTCATCCTGATCGCCAGCCGCGCTTGCGCCTGCTGGGCGAGGAGCAGGTGGTGCATCCCCTGACGCCGGGCCGCCACGAGTTTGACCTGGCCGTGGACGAGCCCTTCAGCCTGGTTCCCCTGGCCGCCGCCTGCCAGGTGGAGATCCGCGGCGCGCGCTGGGAGGGTCCGGCCTGCCGCATCGAACCAGGCTGCCGGGGCGTCTCCAACCGGGCGCGGGGCGGACGTCTGCTCCTCGCCGTCGCCGGCGGCGCGCCCCTCCTGGTGCGACGCGCCCCCTGGGCCGAGTCCCCCGCGTGA
- a CDS encoding sodium:solute symporter family protein, whose amino-acid sequence MIATSPLSLAIILVCALGVPAAGFWAARSRIGGAEAGLDYLSLGRRLSLPAFVATLVCTWYGGILAVGEYTWTWGLVNWLALGFFYYVFAALYAVFLAQRVRHSRALSIPEEIARRHGRPAGRVAALFTLVMVSPAPHILTTALILGALSGLPLALTLPLTLVLVVAYVWQGGLRSVVVTDVVQFALMFTGFALALGWLMTEQGGLAWLAGRLPSGHLAIPGGLSWSTIVLWGFVAMWTLVDPGFHQRVAVARDVPTARRGIWISIACWFAFDALTTGCGLYARALLPDLEHPVKAFPLLAGMLPPVVQGLFVGGMLATVLSTLDSLCFLSGSTFARDLLGGKDDAGLPSRIRWGILLTSGLGALLAWRLQSVVQLWILFASLGVPVLLPALMSAYLSPGLSPGLTPRLSRGLVSMILAAVASTAWMAAGFLRSDGAWPEWPWGLEPLFPGLAAGLLPYVVDLRLWAGKGRET is encoded by the coding sequence GTGATCGCGACAAGCCCCCTCTCGCTGGCCATCATCCTGGTCTGTGCCCTGGGCGTGCCGGCGGCGGGCTTCTGGGCCGCCCGCTCCCGCATTGGAGGAGCCGAGGCTGGACTGGACTACCTCTCGCTGGGTCGCCGCCTCAGCCTGCCCGCCTTCGTCGCCACCCTGGTCTGCACCTGGTATGGCGGGATCCTGGCCGTGGGTGAGTACACCTGGACCTGGGGTCTCGTCAATTGGCTGGCCCTTGGCTTCTTCTACTACGTTTTCGCCGCCCTTTACGCCGTCTTCCTGGCGCAGCGCGTGCGCCATTCCCGCGCCCTCAGCATTCCGGAGGAGATCGCCCGGCGCCACGGCCGGCCGGCTGGACGCGTGGCCGCCCTCTTCACCCTGGTGATGGTCTCCCCCGCGCCCCACATCCTCACCACCGCCCTCATCCTGGGAGCGCTCTCGGGACTCCCCCTCGCCCTGACCCTGCCCCTCACCCTTGTCCTGGTGGTGGCCTACGTCTGGCAAGGCGGCCTGCGCAGCGTGGTGGTGACGGATGTGGTGCAGTTCGCCCTCATGTTCACGGGCTTCGCCCTCGCCCTGGGCTGGCTGATGACCGAACAGGGGGGGCTGGCCTGGCTGGCCGGCCGGCTGCCCTCCGGACACTTGGCGATCCCGGGCGGCCTGTCCTGGAGCACGATCGTGCTGTGGGGCTTCGTGGCCATGTGGACCCTGGTCGATCCCGGCTTCCACCAGCGCGTGGCCGTGGCGCGGGACGTCCCGACGGCGCGGCGCGGCATCTGGATCAGCATCGCCTGCTGGTTCGCCTTCGACGCGCTCACCACCGGCTGCGGCCTCTACGCCCGCGCCCTCCTGCCGGACCTGGAACACCCCGTGAAAGCCTTCCCCCTGCTGGCCGGCATGTTGCCGCCCGTGGTGCAGGGGCTTTTCGTGGGCGGCATGCTGGCCACCGTCCTTTCCACCCTGGACAGCCTTTGCTTCCTCTCGGGCAGCACCTTCGCCCGGGACCTGCTGGGCGGAAAAGACGACGCCGGACTGCCCTCCCGCATCCGCTGGGGCATCCTGCTGACCAGCGGCCTGGGGGCCCTCCTCGCCTGGAGGCTGCAATCCGTCGTGCAGCTCTGGATCCTCTTCGCCTCGCTGGGGGTGCCGGTGCTGCTGCCCGCGCTGATGTCGGCCTACCTGTCCCCCGGCCTGTCCCCCGGCCTGACCCCGCGATTGTCCCGCGGCCTGGTCTCCATGATCCTGGCCGCCGTCGCCAGCACTGCGTGGATGGCGGCCGGCTTCCTGCGCTCGGACGGCGCCTGGCCGGAGTGGCCCTGGGGCTTGGAGCCCTTGTTCCCGGGCCTGGCGGCGGGTCTGCTGCCCTATGTGGTTGACCTCCGCCTCTGGGCGGGCAAGGGGCGGGAGACGTGA
- a CDS encoding C25 family cysteine peptidase — protein MTLSRWPLAVALAAGLALPVGAGAASGLNIAASAAGSGYLVEVSFDSPHFVEGGFGSDGGMELLLENAGWIGRPGAPDLPSVQRLFEMPDRSGVQLRLVDGDYELLAGIQVQPCQERLHTEAELPLAWLRDEALYATDAFWPEQEWELDQPALMRNHRVVKASFYPVQVNPVTQEARVWSRMVFELGFAGTDPTNARTFRLPERESPLDQLVKRQIVYPATAGQEPDRDLLFDVGALPGKYLVFANTTAQANPAFQSLMDWKRKKGHRVTLVSQNDVSFTANNIRNRIITEYNSAEPVDFVLLVGDTDGTYAIPSDGTTYDHFYAMIEGGDILGDVAVGRISVDNATQLAAVCNKILQYESTPYLDNDLWLRRAGLTVGSSVCALSMKILSRAIAAELVTRRGYTQIDSAFCSGSAHVDDWFIEGISFYNYRGWVGMEGLSMSTIQSLTQGPRTPVATIFTCGTGDFIGGDDYTEAFLNSGNANTPGGAVACMGFATLSTHTRYNNVVVGGYYSGLLEYDAPSVGACLLQGKYELYRTLPPGEQSNAASFAYWGNLMGDPGTDQWAGVPAPLAVNTPATLPLGANHLTLTVTSNGQPVPGVAVCAWQDQTVDLQVRGLTDANGQVTLNWSGLQAGTLHVTSTHHRYQPRLHQVTVTAGAVAPTLTAVGAGGGLLPGGGHQAVSLTIQNLGSGAMTGITLTPSLAAAWGSINNPFLTLATLAAGASHTFTGLTISPLGTLVHGTQIPLDLTLSSAQGSFPLQALVPVVAPLLSISSLSYPNGSLEPGQTRDARLGVRNDGTVGGTGVVLTMVSGMPDLVTVNSGPVSIGNLAAGASVPVNFSLTIAPLTNRGQPVPMQVEWTSQGGTMSGSFSFLLTIGGNLTAVDPTGPDAYGYWAYENTDNSPFAPEFSWYAISTPEGGPGIEIPMTDDGNEQDDGIWVSLPFPFTYYGRTYSQMMVCSNGFIAFEEDGFGEWDFRNHVFPSPMGPDAMIAPMWDDHLTTGAARGVWRHYDTAAQAFVISWYNLLMNSSGGPNSFQLVLYDPAHYPTTTGDGPFKFQYLTFNDNQSASADFPYCSIGIKDHSSTVGLTIRHWTQQPATTSPVAAGRAIYFSTLAGEYEDTMPPSVVIQPVGMSYAWAPQPVVAQISDLSGLAAVTLDWRLEGQGWSTLPMAQNGSYWEATIPGQAGGSVVEYFITAVDASEHANTTITPQASYPVSPATLIYADGFNGTSAFIHESGVGLTDEWHLETARAIEGSHCWKFGGAGTGTYSNNAGGILISPVMEIPVGASGITASIRSWIAAETSGAFPDSCYDGGKVEWRLNGGTWMDATVNPALTHSLRGTITTATLRAWFGWPRRLYSGVADWSPLTIAVPNGTTSLQLRWLFGTDTGTVREGWYLDDFRLVAALPESQPEPVTDLMATAQAGIIQLSWSPLPGALGYRVYASSTPYDENPDLLGQVPTPGYQEVIAGGQKFYTVRVVY, from the coding sequence ATGACCTTGTCGCGCTGGCCGCTGGCCGTCGCGCTGGCTGCCGGACTGGCCCTGCCCGTCGGGGCGGGGGCGGCCTCCGGGCTCAACATCGCGGCCTCGGCCGCTGGAAGCGGCTATCTGGTGGAAGTGAGCTTCGACAGCCCGCACTTCGTCGAGGGCGGATTCGGTTCCGACGGCGGCATGGAGCTTCTGCTCGAGAACGCCGGATGGATCGGCCGACCCGGTGCGCCCGACCTGCCCAGCGTGCAGCGCCTCTTCGAGATGCCGGACCGCTCCGGCGTCCAGCTGCGCCTGGTGGACGGCGACTACGAGCTGCTCGCGGGGATCCAGGTCCAGCCCTGCCAGGAGCGCCTGCACACGGAGGCGGAGCTGCCCCTGGCCTGGCTGCGGGACGAGGCGCTCTATGCCACCGACGCTTTCTGGCCGGAGCAGGAATGGGAGCTGGACCAACCGGCCCTCATGCGCAACCATCGCGTGGTGAAGGCCTCCTTCTATCCCGTCCAGGTCAATCCGGTCACGCAGGAAGCGCGGGTGTGGAGCCGCATGGTGTTTGAGCTGGGCTTTGCCGGCACGGATCCCACCAACGCCCGCACTTTCCGTCTGCCTGAGCGCGAATCACCCCTCGACCAGCTGGTCAAGCGCCAGATCGTCTACCCGGCCACCGCCGGCCAGGAGCCCGACCGCGACCTGCTCTTCGACGTGGGCGCCCTGCCCGGCAAGTACCTGGTCTTCGCCAACACGACGGCGCAAGCCAACCCCGCCTTCCAGAGCCTGATGGACTGGAAGCGCAAGAAGGGGCACCGCGTGACGCTGGTCAGCCAGAACGACGTCTCCTTCACCGCGAACAACATCCGCAACCGCATCATCACGGAATACAACAGCGCCGAGCCGGTGGACTTCGTCCTGCTGGTGGGGGACACGGACGGCACCTACGCCATCCCTTCCGACGGCACCACCTACGATCATTTCTATGCCATGATCGAAGGCGGCGACATCCTGGGTGACGTGGCGGTGGGGCGCATCTCGGTGGACAACGCCACCCAGTTGGCCGCCGTCTGCAACAAGATCCTCCAGTACGAGTCGACGCCCTATCTCGACAACGACCTTTGGCTGCGCCGGGCCGGCCTGACGGTGGGATCCAGCGTCTGCGCCCTCTCCATGAAGATCCTCAGCCGCGCCATCGCCGCCGAGCTGGTCACCCGGCGCGGCTACACGCAAATCGACAGCGCCTTCTGCAGCGGCTCGGCCCATGTGGATGACTGGTTCATCGAAGGCATCAGCTTCTACAACTACCGGGGCTGGGTGGGGATGGAAGGCCTCAGCATGAGTACGATCCAGAGCCTGACCCAGGGTCCGCGCACGCCGGTGGCCACCATTTTCACCTGCGGCACGGGGGATTTCATCGGCGGTGACGATTACACGGAGGCCTTCCTCAATTCAGGCAATGCCAACACTCCGGGTGGCGCCGTGGCCTGCATGGGCTTCGCCACCCTCTCCACCCATACCCGGTACAACAACGTGGTGGTGGGCGGCTACTACAGCGGACTGCTGGAGTATGATGCGCCATCGGTGGGCGCCTGCCTGTTGCAGGGCAAGTACGAGCTCTATCGCACCCTGCCCCCTGGCGAGCAGTCCAATGCGGCGAGCTTCGCCTACTGGGGCAACTTGATGGGCGACCCCGGCACCGACCAATGGGCCGGCGTGCCCGCCCCCCTGGCCGTCAACACGCCGGCCACCCTGCCCCTGGGCGCCAACCATCTCACCCTGACCGTGACCTCGAACGGCCAGCCGGTGCCCGGGGTGGCCGTCTGCGCCTGGCAGGACCAGACCGTGGACCTCCAGGTGCGCGGCCTGACGGACGCCAACGGCCAGGTCACGCTCAACTGGAGCGGCCTGCAGGCGGGAACCCTTCATGTCACCAGCACGCACCACCGGTACCAGCCGCGGCTGCATCAGGTGACGGTGACGGCGGGAGCGGTGGCGCCCACCTTGACCGCGGTGGGGGCGGGCGGCGGCCTGTTGCCGGGCGGCGGGCACCAGGCCGTCTCGCTGACAATCCAGAACCTCGGCAGTGGCGCCATGACGGGCATCACCCTCACGCCCTCGCTGGCCGCGGCCTGGGGTTCGATCAACAACCCCTTCCTGACCCTGGCCACGCTGGCGGCCGGCGCCAGCCACACCTTCACGGGCCTGACCATCAGCCCGCTGGGCACCCTGGTGCACGGCACCCAGATTCCCCTCGACCTGACGCTCTCATCCGCCCAGGGCAGCTTCCCCCTCCAGGCCCTGGTGCCGGTGGTGGCCCCCCTGCTGTCAATCAGTTCCCTCAGCTACCCCAATGGCAGCCTGGAACCCGGCCAGACGCGGGACGCCCGCTTGGGTGTGCGAAATGACGGCACGGTGGGCGGCACGGGCGTCGTGCTCACCATGGTGTCCGGCATGCCGGACCTGGTGACCGTGAACAGCGGCCCGGTCTCCATTGGCAATCTGGCCGCCGGAGCCAGTGTCCCGGTCAACTTCAGCCTGACCATCGCTCCGCTCACCAACCGGGGCCAGCCCGTGCCCATGCAGGTGGAATGGACCAGCCAGGGCGGCACGATGAGCGGCAGCTTCTCCTTCCTCTTGACGATCGGCGGCAACCTGACGGCCGTCGATCCCACCGGACCCGACGCCTACGGCTACTGGGCCTATGAGAACACGGACAATTCGCCCTTCGCCCCGGAGTTCTCCTGGTACGCCATCAGCACGCCGGAGGGGGGTCCGGGCATCGAGATCCCCATGACGGACGACGGCAACGAGCAGGACGACGGCATCTGGGTCAGCCTGCCCTTCCCCTTCACCTATTATGGCCGGACCTACTCGCAGATGATGGTCTGCTCCAACGGCTTCATCGCATTCGAGGAGGACGGTTTCGGCGAATGGGATTTCCGCAACCACGTCTTTCCCAGTCCCATGGGCCCGGACGCCATGATCGCACCCATGTGGGACGACCACCTGACCACCGGGGCCGCGCGGGGCGTGTGGCGGCACTATGACACGGCGGCCCAGGCCTTCGTCATCAGCTGGTACAATCTGCTCATGAACAGCAGCGGCGGACCCAACAGCTTCCAGCTGGTCCTCTACGATCCGGCCCACTACCCGACGACGACGGGGGACGGCCCCTTCAAGTTCCAGTACCTCACCTTCAACGACAACCAGAGCGCCTCGGCGGACTTCCCCTATTGCTCCATCGGCATCAAGGACCATTCGAGCACGGTGGGCCTGACCATCCGCCACTGGACGCAGCAGCCCGCCACCACCTCGCCGGTGGCCGCGGGACGCGCCATCTACTTCAGCACGCTGGCCGGCGAGTACGAGGACACCATGCCGCCCTCGGTGGTGATCCAGCCCGTCGGCATGTCCTACGCCTGGGCGCCGCAGCCAGTGGTCGCCCAGATCTCCGACCTGAGCGGACTGGCCGCCGTGACGCTGGACTGGCGCCTGGAGGGGCAGGGCTGGAGCACGCTGCCCATGGCTCAGAACGGCAGTTATTGGGAGGCCACCATTCCCGGCCAAGCCGGCGGCAGCGTGGTCGAGTACTTCATCACGGCGGTGGACGCCTCGGAGCATGCCAACACCACCATCACGCCCCAGGCCAGCTATCCTGTCTCGCCGGCGACGCTCATTTACGCCGACGGCTTCAACGGGACCAGCGCCTTCATCCATGAGAGCGGCGTCGGCTTGACCGACGAATGGCACCTGGAAACGGCGCGCGCCATCGAGGGCAGCCATTGCTGGAAGTTCGGCGGGGCGGGCACCGGCACCTACTCCAACAATGCGGGCGGCATCCTGATCAGCCCCGTCATGGAGATCCCCGTCGGTGCCTCCGGGATCACGGCCAGCATCCGAAGCTGGATCGCGGCGGAGACATCCGGCGCCTTCCCTGACTCGTGCTACGACGGTGGCAAGGTGGAATGGCGGCTCAACGGCGGCACCTGGATGGACGCCACGGTCAATCCCGCCCTGACCCACTCCCTGCGCGGCACCATCACCACGGCCACCCTGCGCGCCTGGTTCGGCTGGCCGCGCCGGCTCTACAGCGGCGTGGCGGACTGGTCACCCCTGACCATCGCGGTGCCGAACGGCACCACCAGCCTGCAGCTGCGCTGGCTCTTCGGCACGGACACGGGCACGGTGCGGGAAGGCTGGTACCTGGACGATTTCCGCCTGGTCGCCGCTTTGCCGGAATCGCAGCCGGAACCCGTGACGGATCTGATGGCCACGGCGCAGGCGGGCATCATCCAGTTGTCCTGGAGCCCCCTGCCGGGAGCGCTGGGCTACCGGGTTTATGCCAGCTCCACTCCTTATGACGAGAATCCCGACCTGCTGGGCCAGGTGCCGACACCGGGTTATCAGGAAGTGATCGCGGGCGGCCAGAAGTTTTACACAGTGCGCGTCGTCTATTGA